A window of Komagataella phaffii GS115 chromosome 1, complete sequence contains these coding sequences:
- a CDS encoding General amino acid permease, with product MLISSHLISPMKEQKEVKEKTKDLEADDVYHSIQGDVKQDSGYFSRFIDSFKPMPSDENDSDMDTGLTDAQRTAIKTARNPMKQKLKSRHLQLITIGGSIGTGLFIGTGSALHTGGPAAVLIAWTLTGTMLYCTIQALGELASTFPRVLGGFNTYTSRFVDPALGFAVSWNYMLQWLVLLPLELVASSMTIKYWNTSVHPDIWVAIFYVFIVVVNLFGVKGYAEVECAFSLLKIIAIVGFIILGIVLCAGGAPNGLNNGAKYYYDPGAFAAGFKGVCSTFITSAFSLAGTEFIGLTATETLNPRKTLPSATKQVFWRILLFYMVSLTIITFLVPSNDPRLLGASSDASVSPFAMAIEAGGISGLPSVINAVILISILGVANTSVYATSRVLLGLSASGHAPKILSFVDRAGRPMAATAVTLVFGLLAFIAASEKEDEVFTWLLSISGMSAIFTWLLICFSHIRFRSALKAQGHNVEDLTFVSQSGVIGSWYGVGVNVLIFVVTFWVALFPIGERANVESFFESYLGFVVFWACYFGYKLWRKDFSFSFVPVETMDIQSGRVDMDVELLKEEIRQEKEFIRSQPFYYRTYKFWC from the coding sequence ATGCTCATCTCATCTCATCTCATCTCACCAATGAAGGAACAGAAAGAggtgaaagaaaaaacaaaagatcTGGAGGCAGATGATGTCTACCATTCGATACAGGGAGACGTGAAGCAGGACTCTGGATATTTTTCCAGATTTATAGACTCCTTTAAACCTATGCCGTCTGATGAAAACGATAGTGATATGGATACAGGCTTGACGGATGCCCAGAGAACTGCCATTAAGACGGCCAGAAATCcaatgaaacagaaactaAAGTCCCGCCATTTACAGTTAATTACCATTGGTGGCTCCATTGGAACAGGTTTGTTTATAGGAACAGGTTCTGCACTGCATACTGGTGGACCGGCCGCTGTGCTTATTGCTTGGACTTTGACCGGAACCATGTTATACTGCACAATTCAAGCTTTGGGCGAACTAGCATCCACGTTTCCCAGAGTTCTTGGTGGGTTCAACACTTACACCTCTCGTTTCGTGGACCCGGCCCTTGGATTTGCCGTATCGTGGAACTACATGCTGCAATGGTTGGTGTTGCTACCCTTGGAGTTGGtagcttcatcaatgacCATCAAATATTGGAATACTTCAGTTCACCCCGATATCTGGGTTGCCATTTTCTATGTATTTATTGTCGTTGTCAATCTATTTGGAGTGAAAGGCTACGCTGAAGTGGAATGTGCGttttcattattgaaaatCATTGCCATTGTTGGTTTCATTATTTTGGGTATAGTGTTGTGTGCTGGAGGTGCCCCCAATGGCTTGAATAACGGAGCAAAATACTATTATGACCCGGGAGCATTTGCAGCTGGCTTCAAAGGTGTCTGTTCGACGTTTATAACCTCAGCATTCTCCCTAGCTGGAACTGAGTTTATTGGATTGACGGCAACAGAGACATTGAACCCAAGAAAGACCCTCCCCAGTGCTACAAAGCAAGTTTTCTGGAGAATTCTGCTGTTTTACATGGTTTCACTGACTATCATTACATTTTTGGTTCCTTCGAACGATCCAAGACTTCTCGGGGCTTCCTCAGACGCCAGCGTTTCTCCATTTGCTATGGCTATCGAAGCTGGAGGAATATCCGGACTCCCATCGGTAATAAACGCAGTTATTTTAATCTCCATCTTGGGAGTTGCCAATACCTCTGTGTATGCCACTTCTAGAGTGTTATTGGGCCTTAGTGCCTCTGGACATGCACCAAAGATACTAAGTTTTGTTGACCGGGCCGGAAGACCAATGGCTGCCACCGCCGTGACCCTAGTGTTTGGCCTTCTGGCCTTCATTGCCGcttctgaaaaagaagatgaagtcTTCACTTGGTTATTGAGTATTTCCGGTATGAGTGCCATTTTCACGTGGTTATTGATCTGCTTTTCACACATCCGATTCCGTTCAGCCCTCAAGGCCCAAGGTCACAACGTGGAAGACCTCACTTTCGTCTCTCAATCGGGAGTCATAGGCTCCTGGTACGGAGTGGGCGTTAATGTGCTGATCTTTGTAGTGACCTTCTGGGTTGCTCTATTTCCCATTGGAGAAAGAGCCAATGTTGAGTCATTCTTCGAGAGCTATTTGGGTTTCGTTGTCTTCTGGGCCTGCTATTTTGGATACAAATTGTGGAGAAAAGACTTCTCTTTCTCGTTCGTCCCCGTGGAGACCATGGATATCCAGAGCGGACGCGTCGACATGGACGTTGAACTCTTAAAGGAGGAAATCCGTCAAGAAAAGGAGTTTATCAGAAGCCAGCCGTTTTACTACCGAACTTACAAGTTCTGGTGTTAA
- a CDS encoding G protein beta subunit, forms a dimer with Ste18p to activate the mating signaling pathway, whose amino-acid sequence MSDPQEQLKKLQVQITQSKRETKQLYFHLDRVLKSCQDSNLTTVYRQQVPNGPPVRFDNFGLYHVLRGHFNKISQIRWGPADSYYLLSSSQDGFMIIWDTLTGYKVKAIPLDVQWVLSCAYSPDGQLLASGGLSNRATIYNFESGTSKAVLKGHTCYISDMGFLGPDKLITASGDMNCILWDVNRAIQVNTYVDHLGDVLSLAVDQKNGRFVSGASDGYAKVWDCRSACPVYQYVVGHNEVTVVEQLTDHLFAAGTDDGTIKLFDMRSDGEINRYNPPFLASTVPPALHQNHQGAADDSSVTSIAFSSSGRLMFATYADKGCVVWDLLANQLLGELSGHSNQVNQVRVNGQGNGVATSSWDSTIKIWGAT is encoded by the coding sequence ATGAGTGATCCGCAAGAGCAGCTaaagaaacttcaagttcagaTCACCCAgtccaaaagagaaactaAACAATTGTACTTCCATTTGGATCGAGTGCTCAAATCATGCCAGGATTCCAACTTGACGACAGTTTATCGGCAACAGGTCCCTAATGGACCTCCAGTGAGATTTGATAACTTTGGACTGTACCATGTTCTAAGGGGACACTTCAACAAGATCTCTCAAATACGATGGGGTCCAGCTGACTCGTACTACCTACTGAGCTCCTCGCAAGACGGATTCATGATAATATGGGACACTTTGACTGGCTACAAAGTCAAGGCAATCCCGTTGGATGTTCAATGGGTGCTCAGTTGCGCCTACAGTCCAGATGGTCAATTACTTGCATCCGGAGGTCTATCCAACAGAGCTACTATCTACAACTTTGAGTCAGGTACGTCAAAGGCCGTGCTTAAGGGCCACACATGCTACATTAGCGACATGGGATTTCTAGGACCGGACAAATTGATTACTGCATCGGGTGATATGAACTGCATTCTTTGGGATGTCAATCGTGCAATACAAGTCAATACATATGTTGACCATTTGGGTGATGTTTTAAGCTTAGCTGTTGATCAAAAGAACGGTCGCTTCGTCAGTGGTGCCTCTGATGGCTATGCCAAAGTGTGGGATTGCCGATCAGCCTGCCCGGTTTACCAATATGTAGTGGGTCACAACGAAGTCACCGTCGTTGAACAACTCACGGATCACCTATTTGCTGCAGGCACGGATGATGGCACAATCAAACTATTTGACATGCGGTCAGATGGGGAAATCAATCGATACAACCCCCCATTTTTGGCATCCACTGTACCCCCTGCCCTCCACCAGAATCATCAGGGGGCAGCTGACGATTCGAGTGTGACCAGCATAGCCTTCAGTAGCAGTGGCCGACTTATGTTTGCAACGTATGCTGACAAAGGTTGTGTGGTATGGGATCTTCTGGCAAACCAGCTATTAGGAGAGTTGAGTGGACATAGTAACCAGGTTAACCAAGTCAGGGTCAATGGGCAGGGAAATGGTGTTGCCACCAGCTCATGGGACTCAACTATCAAGATATGGGGTGCCACGTAG
- a CDS encoding Cytosolic aspartate aminotransferase; involved in nitrogen metabolism: MLASGKRFFSSSSLRQVSAWAKVEKAPADKILGLTVLYNQDTNPSKINLGVGAYRDENGKPWILPSVRKAEEVLIKTEVNKEYVPITGSPKFNELIKQTLYGNDPAGKQLLEQNRIVSSQSISGTGALKVLSEFIKYFHEGPKDVLVPNPTWANHIAILERSGLTTSKYRYYDFNTNQLDKKGLLEDLENAAEGQPVLLHACCHNPTGVDPTLEEFDEIIDVLSRKKLLPVVDMAYQGFRSGNPIDDLSLLFRFNKAVVDGRLDNFVLSQSFAKNMGLYGERVGSLSLITSDADESVRVKSQLEKVIRPIYSSPPSHGSKLVEIVLSDEAIYQQWLKDVKVMSDRLVSMRKLLYDTLKNKYNNPLDWSHLLQQKGMFCYTGLNPEQVAKLIERSVYLTSDGRISIAGIYEQNVDYLANAIHEVTTN, from the coding sequence ATGCTTGCTTCAGGAAAGAGATTCttctcatcatcatcactaAGACAGGTGTCTGCTTGGGCCAAGGTCGAAAAAGCTCCTGCAGACAAGATCTTGGGTCTAACTGTGCTCTACAACCAGGACACTAATCCCTCCAAGATCAACTTGGGTGTTGGAGCCTACAGAGATGAGAATGGTAAGCCATGGATTTTACCTTCGGTTCGTAAGGCTGAAGAGGTCTTGATCAAGACTGAGGTCAACAAGGAGTATGTCCCAATCACTGGTTCTCCCAAGTTCAACGAGCTGATCAAACAGACTTTGTATGGTAATGATCCAGCTGGTAAGCAATTATTGGAACAGAACAGAATTGTTTCTTCCCAATCCATTTCAGGAACTGGTGCCTTGAAGGTGTTATCTGAGTTCATCAAATATTTCCACGAGGGACCAAAGGACGTCCTGGTTCCAAACCCAACTTGGGCTAACCATATCGCCATTTTGGAGCGCTCCGGACTGACAACAAGCAAGTATAGATACTACGATTTCAACACCAACCAATTGGATAAGAAAGGTTTGTTGGAAGACTTGGAGAATGCTGCTGAGGGACAACCTGTTTTGTTGCACGCTTGTTGTCACAATCCAACTGGTGTCGACCCAACGTTGGAGGAGTTCGATGAGATCATCGATGTTTTGTCACGTAAGAAGTTGTTGCCTGTTGTCGACATGGCTTACCAGGGATTCCGATCTGGTAACCCAATTGATGATCTGTCTTTGTTGTTCCGTTTCAACAAAGCCGTTGTCGACGGTAGACTAGACAActttgttctttctcaatCTTTCGCTAAGAACATGGGTCTCTATGGTGAGCGTGTTGGCTCACTGTCATTGATCACCAGCGATGCTGATGAGTCTGTGCGCGTTAAGTCACAGCTGGAGAAGGTTATCCGCCCTATCTACTCATCTCCACCATCTCACGGTTCCAAGCtggttgaaattgttcTCTCCGATGAAGCTATTTACCAGCAATGGCTCAAGGATGTCAAGGTTATGAGTGACAGACTGGTTTCCATGAGAAAGTTGCTGTACGacactttgaaaaacaaataCAACAACCCCCTGGACTGGTCCCATTTGTTGCAACAGAAGGGTATGTTCTGTTACACTGGTCTGAACCCAGAGCAGGTTGCCAAGTTGATTGAGCGTTCTGTTTACTTGACCTCTGACGGACGTATCTCCATAGCTGGTATCTACGAACAAAACGTTGACTACCTTGCCAATGCCATCCACGAGGTTACGACCAACTAA
- a CDS encoding Subunit of the RNA polymerase II mediator complex — protein sequence MSWKLTNQLRDKIYRYARFPPTGVSLRQMVQFGPKPSAGTLFHASQFVVEELPIRLAHRVKELEELPDDLNQMPSIQRVRDWYARSFDELTSLAAPDISDELRNLLYEDGHNHLYQPEMNEMPPNNIQVQHSDTSFDDDGLVISNRHHHSKATSASQNQSSNKKKYYLSCPSNVVYPKEVYEYNKLVADTLKTIKKRHDATVPTVARGVQEWKHAKNQMSIESNIQSFLDRFYLSRIGIRILIGQTIALNQDIGNDNYVGIICLNTNVADVARDAIDSARFTCEEHYGLFEAPKVQLYCPEDLTFMYVPGHLIHMLFETLKNSLRATVEHHIQLNPGVDIEDIEFPPVKIIVAEGNEDITIKISDEGGGIPRSAISLIWTYLYTTVEEMPSLDHDTDAKADFRAPMSGLGFGLPLSRLYARYFGGDLKLISMENYGTDVYLHLNRLSSSSEPLP from the coding sequence ATGTCCTGGAAGTTGACCAACCAATTGCGAGATAAGATCTATAGGTATGCGAGGTTCCCTCCTACTGGTGTCTCGCTGAGGCAGATGGTTCAATTTGGACCCAAGCCCTCCGCTGGTACTTTGTTCCACGCGTCCCAATTTGTAGTAGAAGAGCTACCTATACGTCTTGCCCATCGTGTGAAAGAGCTAGAAGAACTTCCAGATGATTTAAACCAAATGCCATCGATACAGAGGGTCAGGGATTGGTATGCAAGAAGTTTCGATGAGTTGACCTCGCTGGCCGCCCCCGACATCAGTGACGAACTGCGTAACTTGCTTTATGAGGATGGTCACAACCACCTTTATCAGCCAGAAATGAATGAAATGCCTCCTAATAACATCCAAGTGCAACATTCCGATACGTCGTTTGACGATGACGGCTTGGTCATCAGCAACAGACACCACCACTCTAAAGCAACTAGTGCTTCACAGAACCAAAGctccaacaaaaagaaatactATCTAAGCTGCCCTTCCAATGTCGTGTATCCAAAAGAGGTCTATGAGTACAACAAGCTGGTCGCAGATACCCTGAAAACCATCAAGAAGAGACACGATGCGACTGTGCCTACTGTGGCCAGAGGAgttcaagaatggaaaCATGCAAAGAATCAAATGAGTATCGAGTCGAATATACAGTCATTTTTAGATCGATTTTATTTATCCCGGATTGGAATAAGGATACTGATCGGACAGACCATCGCTCTGAACCAGGATATTGGCAACGACAACTACGTGGGGATAATCTGTTTGAATACGAACGTGGCAGACGTTGCACGGGACGCAATAGATAGTGCCCGGTTTACGTGCGAGGAGCATTATGGATTATTTGAGGCTCCTAAGGTTCAATTGTACTGCCCTGAAGATCTCACTTTCATGTACGTTCCAGGCCATCTCATCCACATGCTATTTGAaaccttgaaaaattcGTTGAGGGCCACCGTAGAACACCATATCCAATTGAATCCCGGCGTGGATATTGAGGATATTGAATTTCCCCCTGTAAAGATCATAGTCGCAGAGGGAAATGAGGATATTACAATCAAGATATCCGACGAAGGAGGAGGAATCCCTCGTTCTGCAATTTCCTTGATATGGACTTATCTTTACACCACAGTGGAAGAGATGCCAAGTCTAGACCATGATACCGATGCAAAGGCTGATTTCAGAGCTCCCATGTCTGGCTTAGGATTTGGACTTCCACTCAGCAGGCTTTATGCCCGTTACTTTGGAGGTGATCTTAAGTTGATTAGCATGGAGAACTACGGAACCGATGTTTATCTGCATTTGAATCGGCTGTCCTCCTCTTCGGAGCCTCTCCCATAA
- a CDS encoding Subunit of the COMPASS (Set1C) complex, which methylates histone H3 on lys 4: MTQKFCRLSNRTKNFTTKDSPQITSLDFDDSGQFLLTSSIDESIQLYDINKGKHLKPIYSKKYGAHLARFSHDEKHCVYASTKVEHTIRFLSLQNNTYIRYFKGHQGLVNSLELSPLESIFMSSSLDNTVKLWDLRSPNAQGNLNVKGPNLIAFDPSGLVFAIVNEETKKLGLYNIKNYEQAPFSTFELPQDYLPLKLSKVEFTNDGSKIIVTFGKGQLVVVDAFEGTILGKLLDSVSLPERPYIDSGSSTLTPDGKFLLNGNGDGTVKLYDLSKITDESVNAPISPISSLSTDHGLPRITLFNPRFWCFASADTSLTLWTPSFDK; this comes from the exons ATGA CTCAAAAGTTCTGCAGACTTTCCAACCGTACAAAAAATTTTACGACGAAGGACAGTCCTCAAATAACGTCCCTAGACTTTGATGACTCGGgtcaatttcttctcaCGTCCTCCATCGACGAATCAATCCAATTGTATGACATTAATAAAGGAAAGCATCTCAAACCAATCTACTCAAAAAAATACGGGGCCCATTTAGCCCGGTTTAGTCACGACGAAAAGCACTGTGTGTATGCGTCCACTAAAGTTGAACACACAATCCGTTTCCTCTCCCTGCAGAACAACACATACATTAGATATTTCAAAGGCCACCAAGGTTTGGTAAACAGTCTGGAATTATCACCCTTAGAGTCAATTTTCATgagttcaagtttggatAACACAGTCAAGCTATGGGATTTGCGTTCACCAAATGCCCAAGGGAACTTGAACGTGAAGGGACCCAACTTGATAGCTTTTGACCCTTCGGGCTTGGTCTTTGCCATAGTCAATgaagaaacgaaaaaaCTGGGTCTTTACAACATAAAGAATTACGAGCAAGctccattttcaacatttgaaCTCCCCCAAGATTATCTGCCGTTAAAATTGAGCAAAGTAGAGTTTACTAACGATGGGTCTAAAATTATTGTGACTTTTGGCAAAGGTCAACTAGTAGTTGTGGACGCATTCGAAGGTACTATACTCGGGAAATTATTGGATTCAGTGTCTCTGCCTGAACGTCCATATATTGATAGTGGATCTTCCACGTTAACCCCAGACGgaaagtttcttctgaatGGTAACGGAGATGGTACTGTGAAACTCTATGACCTCTCTAAGATTACCGATGAATCCGTAAATGCGCCCATTTCTCCGATTTCTTCTCTGAGTACAGACCATGGATTACCCCGAATCACCTTATTCAACCCAAGATTTTGGTGTTTTGCCTCAGCTGACACTTCCCTAACCCTTTGGACACCTTCTTTTGATAAATGA
- a CDS encoding Nucleolar protein, component of the small subunit (SSU) processome containing the U3 snoRNA, translating into MDIHRCRFVKYKPRTVTSLAFSHFSSNGFAPKNLRLAVGKSNGNIEIWNPHKNFLLENVLQGGKDRVIEGLVWSTYDDYPPRLFSIGGSTVMTEWDIATGLPLNNYDCNSGITWSISINTTQDKICVGCDNGTVVVIDISGGPGSLVHESILQRSNARVLNLCWLNDKKIVSGCSDGRIRIWNYEEGPGRGQLISTLNVDKSTTESTLVWSVIPLEKRSQFVSGDSTGAVKVWDAEKFVLLQTFDLHKADVLNICTNFEQTKIFSGSVDRKIYNLKFVNDKWVNSCNRLVHGNDIRASVCYQSKDLDLLLSGASLSDIAVSKPESFQDCEIQRLSVFPETYQTVLFNKSQKLVIMWQDQTIKVWKVLPQQGRKLLAKLVLSDEDNITHCDLTSDGQFLVVARLSTVKVFKLAFNEDNKLQIQKVADEKLQEVGARLVKFNDQNNELIVVSPDNELYIYKIKESLVEDSNGFVDQSGDSVQEVELNGTRIPQGQQTLLNNIYSLCLSKDGKLASVLRVNGLIEIANLDTLKSSKLVKPSNLIALHSVFHEDHKLIVVNHDNSVAEYTIDTEEGVVSDWSKRNTDFTRHALGGVLEKCLGLVLNGDNLWLYNTNWLAYINLANDLPKIGSEVDRKRGADGEKITPSSKDIQVDNSQFWVVDKYQPLLYVDTFEPEANGLLVVETPVTPTEAAFLVPRIYL; encoded by the coding sequence ATGGATATTCATCGTTGCAGATTCGTTAAGTATAAGCCGCGGACAGTGACGTCTTTGGCGTTTTCTCACTTCTCCTCCAATGGCTTTGCCCCAAAGAACTTAAGATTAGCAGTGGGAAAATCAAACGGTAATATTGAAATTTGGAATCCTCACAAGAACTTCCTGCTGGAAAATGTGCTACAAGGAGGTAAAGACCGTGTCATTGAGGGCCTGGTTTGGTCTACTTATGACGATTACCCTCCTCGTCTGTTTTCCATTGGTGGTTCGACTGTGATGACCGAATGGGATATTGCTACCGGTTTGCCCTTAAACAACTACGATTGTAACTCCGGTATCACCTGGAGTATCAGCATCAACACAACTCAGGATAAGATATGCGTAGGCTGTGACAATGGAACTGTAGTCGTTATTGACATAAGTGGTGGACCGGGATCTCTAGTACATGAATCGATCCTCCAACGTTCTAATGCCAGGGTCTTGAACCTGTGCTGGCTCAACGATAAGAAAATTGTATCCGGATGTTCTGATGGCCGTATAAGGATATGGAATTACGAGGAAGGTCCAGGAAGAGGCCAGTTAATCTCCACTCTGAATGTCGATAAATCAACAACAGAGAGCACTTTGGTGTGGTCCGTAATTCCTCTGGAGAAAAGATCTCAATTTGTATCCGGTGACTCCACTGGAGCTGTCAAAGTGTGGGATGCCGAGAAATTTGTCCTATTACAAACGTTCGATCTTCATAAAGCAGATGTGCTGAACATCTGCACCAATTTCGAACAGACTAAGATTTTCAGTGGAAGTGTCGACAGGAAGATCTACAACCTTAAATTTGTTAACGATAAATGGGTCAACAGTTGCAACAGATTGGTTCATGGTAATGATATTCGTGCTTCCGTTTGCTACCAATCCAAGGACCTCGATCTGTTACTATCTGGAGCATCATTGTCAGACATAGCCGTTTCTAAGCCTGAATCGTTTCAAGACTGCgaaattcaaagactgTCAGTATTCCCTGAAACGTATCAAACTGTTCTTTTCAATAAATCCCAGAAGCTGGTGATCATGTGGCAAGACCAAACCATTAAAGTATGGAAAGTCCTTCCTCAGCAAGGCAGAAAACTATTAGCCAAACTGGTCCTAAGCGATGAGGACAACATCACCCATTGTGATCTCACTTCTGACGGGCAATTCTTGGTTGTCGCTCGTCTTTCTACCGTCAAAGTGTTCAAGCTTGCCTTCAATGAAGATAATAAATTGCAGATTCAAAAGGTTGCCGATGAGAAGCTTCAGGAAGTGGGTGCACGTTTGGTTAAGTTTAATGATCAGAACAATGAGCTAATCGTCGTATCACCAGACAACGAACTATACATTtacaagatcaaagaatctCTAGTTGAAGATTCAAACGGTTTTGTGGATCAATCCGGTGACTCGGTACAAGAGGTGGAACTTAATGGTACTAGAATTCCTCAAGGTCAGCAgactcttttgaacaacatcTACAGCCTCTGTCTCTCTAAAGACGGTAAACTGGCATCTGTTCTAAGAGTCAATGGTTTGATTGAAATAGCTAACCTGGACACTTTGAAGAGTTCGAAGCTGGTTAAGCCATCCAATTTAATTGCCCTACACAGTGTCTTCCACGAGGACCACAAACTAATAGTTGTTAACCACGATAATAGCGTGGCAGAATACACTATAGATACTGAGGAAGGAGTGGTCAGTGACTGGAGCAAGCGTAACACAGATTTCACTCGTCATGCATTAGGAGGTGTTCTTGAGAAATGTCTCGGTTTGGTTCTGAACGGAGACAACCTCTGGCTATACAACACCAATTGGTTGGCATACATCAACCTGGCAAACGATCTCCCTAAGATTGGCTCAGAAGTTGATCGCAAGAGGGGAGCAGATGGAGAAAAAATTACTCCTAGCTCCAAGGACATTCAAGTAGATAATAGCCAGTTCTGGGTTGTAGACAAATACCAGCCTCTGCTGTATGTTGATACCTTTGAGCCTGAAGCCAATGGTTTGTTGGTGGTAGAGACTCCAGTGACTCCAACAGAAGCAGCATTCCTGGTGCCTAGGATTTATTTGTAG